Proteins encoded within one genomic window of Granulicella pectinivorans:
- a CDS encoding FKBP-type peptidyl-prolyl cis-trans isomerase — protein MKPAVLLLLATTSVFAQTAAPKPHTASTTAKPAAKKPTSASLDAPPGVPKVVGVPKVLYALRYIDTVVGKGELAVPRKWYTVNYTGYLTTGKKFDSSFDRNQPITFPYGAKRVIAGWDTGFEGMHIGGKRRLFIPYELAYGEQGNPVIPAKSNLIFDVELLAMSDTPPAPPAPPAGATPPPAKPATPPPAGAPAATGTTAPATPAPATTTPAPTGTATPPPTKQ, from the coding sequence ATGAAGCCTGCGGTTCTCCTTCTCCTCGCCACGACCTCCGTCTTCGCCCAGACGGCCGCTCCCAAGCCCCATACAGCCTCCACGACCGCCAAGCCTGCCGCGAAGAAGCCCACGTCTGCCTCCCTCGATGCGCCTCCGGGCGTACCCAAGGTGGTTGGCGTGCCCAAGGTGCTCTACGCGCTGCGCTACATCGACACCGTCGTGGGTAAAGGAGAGCTGGCCGTGCCGCGCAAGTGGTACACCGTGAACTACACCGGCTACCTGACGACCGGCAAGAAGTTCGATTCGTCGTTCGACCGCAACCAGCCCATCACCTTTCCGTACGGGGCCAAGCGCGTCATTGCCGGCTGGGACACGGGTTTCGAGGGCATGCACATCGGCGGAAAGCGCCGTCTGTTTATCCCGTATGAGCTTGCCTACGGCGAGCAGGGCAACCCGGTCATTCCGGCCAAGTCGAACCTGATCTTCGACGTGGAGCTTCTGGCCATGTCGGATACGCCTCCCGCGCCCCCGGCTCCTCCGGCGGGTGCGACGCCTCCCCCGGCCAAGCCGGCCACGCCACCTCCCGCGGGAGCTCCGGCAGCCACCGGCACCACGGCTCCTGCTACCCCGGCCCCGGCAACGACGACGCCAGCGCCCACAGGAACCGCAACGCCTCCTCCAACCAAGCAGTAA
- a CDS encoding ABC transporter ATP-binding protein gives MFDRLRPLAPYLKRYWPSLAWGSVSTILYNVIKVMIPLVIGHAIDDMQHGLTESKVMHHGLRLLGIAVLSAVFLYTTRQVTIGASREIEFDLRNDLFANLERQPASFYHTHRTGDIMARTTNDLSAVRQLLGPAIMYSANTIVFTVAALPFMYRISPRLTFIAFVPLPMASVIVQVFGNRIHRRFERIQAMFSDISAKAQENFAGARLIRAFAQEEAEIEKFEIANREYIGRSLHLVRLMAMLWPTLEFMLGISLMITLLVGGHEVVSHQISVGQFTSFNVYMVQLTFPMIAVGWVVNLFQRGTASIVRIDELLKQVPAIQDGPEAVASAGPVKGGIEFRGLTFAYGDGPDVLKDVDLTVPAGTSLAVVGPTGSGKSTLVGLIARLHDAKPGMVLIDDAPIREYPLATLREGIGFVPQETFLFSTTIHQNIAFGVPDATVEQVKVAAGIAHIRTEIEEFPKGFETMVGERGVTLSGGQKQRTSIARAVLRDPSILILDDALASVDTYTEEQILGGLRHVMQGRTTVLISHRISTARNADQIAVLDAGRVVELGTHDQLLAMNGPYAELFEKQRLEEELAVTR, from the coding sequence ATGTTCGATCGTCTGCGACCGCTTGCGCCTTATCTGAAACGTTACTGGCCGAGCCTCGCCTGGGGCAGCGTCTCGACGATTCTGTACAACGTCATCAAAGTCATGATCCCGCTGGTGATCGGTCACGCCATCGACGACATGCAGCATGGTCTGACTGAATCCAAGGTGATGCACCACGGGCTGCGTCTGCTGGGCATTGCGGTGCTCTCGGCGGTGTTTCTCTACACCACGCGCCAGGTCACCATCGGCGCCTCGCGTGAGATCGAATTCGATCTTCGCAACGACCTCTTTGCCAACCTGGAACGGCAACCCGCAAGCTTCTATCACACGCATCGCACGGGCGACATCATGGCCCGCACCACGAACGATCTGTCGGCGGTGCGACAGTTGCTTGGACCGGCCATCATGTACTCGGCCAACACCATCGTCTTTACGGTGGCGGCGCTGCCGTTCATGTACCGCATCAGCCCGCGTCTCACGTTCATTGCCTTTGTGCCTCTGCCTATGGCCTCGGTCATCGTGCAGGTCTTCGGTAACCGGATTCATCGCCGCTTCGAACGCATCCAGGCCATGTTCTCCGACATCTCCGCCAAGGCGCAGGAGAACTTCGCCGGCGCCCGTCTCATCCGCGCCTTCGCGCAGGAAGAGGCGGAGATCGAGAAGTTTGAGATTGCCAACAGGGAATACATCGGGCGCAGCCTGCATCTCGTGCGGCTGATGGCCATGCTCTGGCCGACGCTCGAGTTTATGCTCGGCATCTCGCTCATGATCACGCTTCTGGTTGGTGGGCACGAGGTCGTCTCGCACCAGATCTCGGTCGGCCAGTTCACCTCGTTCAACGTGTACATGGTGCAGCTTACCTTCCCCATGATCGCGGTCGGCTGGGTCGTCAATCTCTTTCAGCGCGGCACCGCTTCGATCGTGCGTATCGACGAGCTGCTGAAGCAGGTTCCGGCCATCCAGGATGGTCCGGAGGCCGTCGCCTCCGCCGGCCCAGTAAAGGGCGGCATCGAGTTCCGCGGACTCACCTTTGCCTACGGCGACGGACCTGACGTGCTGAAGGATGTCGACCTCACGGTACCCGCAGGAACCAGTCTGGCCGTTGTCGGGCCGACGGGATCAGGCAAGTCCACGCTCGTCGGTCTGATCGCGAGGCTGCACGACGCGAAGCCCGGTATGGTTCTGATCGACGACGCACCCATTCGCGAGTATCCGCTGGCAACGCTGCGCGAGGGCATCGGGTTCGTCCCGCAGGAGACCTTCCTGTTTTCCACGACGATCCATCAGAACATTGCCTTCGGTGTTCCCGACGCAACCGTGGAGCAGGTAAAGGTTGCGGCAGGCATCGCGCATATCCGCACTGAGATCGAAGAGTTCCCCAAGGGCTTCGAGACGATGGTCGGTGAGCGCGGCGTGACGCTCTCGGGGGGACAGAAGCAGCGAACCTCCATCGCGCGTGCGGTGCTGCGCGATCCCAGCATCCTGATCCTCGACGACGCCCTTGCCAGCGTGGACACCTACACGGAAGAGCAGATTCTGGGCGGTCTGCGCCACGTGATGCAGGGCCGGACGACGGTGCTGATCTCGCATCGCATCTCGACCGCGCGCAACGCCGACCAGATTGCGGTGCTCGACGCCGGTCGTGTCGTCGAGCTGGGAACGCACGACCAGTTGCTCGCGATGAATGGCCCCTATGCCGAACTCTTCGAAAAGCAGAGGCTGGAAGAAGAGTTGGCCGTCACACGCTAA
- the fliS gene encoding flagellar export chaperone FliS, with product MNQSSYRNQTLIGATGVELIVALYDASIRFLYRAITAVEDGDVTARRDAVKRFLDIVMYLQARLRMDLGGDTATTLSDFYSAMFTMSLEASHAASVAQFQEVIACVKNVRDAWVIVARDPAAGRVLPRELRTREERFLPPAEAAPSQTASVASRWSA from the coding sequence ATGAACCAGAGCAGCTATCGCAACCAGACCCTGATCGGCGCAACCGGCGTCGAGTTGATCGTCGCGCTCTACGATGCGTCGATCCGCTTTCTGTATCGCGCGATCACGGCGGTCGAAGACGGCGACGTGACCGCGCGGCGCGACGCGGTGAAGCGCTTCCTCGACATCGTGATGTACCTGCAGGCGCGTCTGCGGATGGATCTTGGCGGCGACACCGCGACCACGCTCTCCGACTTCTACTCGGCGATGTTTACGATGTCGCTCGAGGCCTCGCACGCGGCTTCCGTTGCGCAGTTCCAGGAGGTCATCGCCTGCGTGAAGAATGTGCGGGACGCGTGGGTGATCGTTGCGCGTGACCCGGCTGCGGGGCGTGTTCTGCCGCGCGAACTGCGCACGCGAGAGGAACGGTTTCTGCCGCCGGCGGAAGCTGCTCCGAGTCAGACTGCATCGGTCGCGAGCCGTTGGTCCGCCTAG
- the fliD gene encoding flagellar filament capping protein FliD: MGTVGLSFGNLATGSGFDVAGTVTSILAIESGIETPWKNQLTALQAQDTAFSTLGSDLSSLSTALGALTNFDGVMFSKLGSSSDTNVLSLSSASASSIAGSHTVTVTSLASTSSMYSDRVSNLSDTLSGSLEIQVGSSDQTITLDSSNNTLKTLAASINSGSYGVTASVVQDTTGYRLSLVSNQSGAAGQITLTPALTDTTNSNTTINFATGQTGADAVLNVDGLDTTSASNTVTTAIPGVTFQLLAAAPNTPVQVQITNDNSSVESAFATFVTAYNQLVSDMATQEGKDSSGNAEPLYGNPTLQSIQTQLSQALNGGSKVGGIANMQQLGLSVGQDGKLTLDNSTLDAALNSNFADITGFLQNSGSFGQSLTTTLNSLGSVSTTGAIYLAKQENTAKETALNQSIADEDARLATQKTNLTNELNAANQILQSIPDQLSEIDQIYSAVTGYNTGNGN, translated from the coding sequence ATGGGAACCGTCGGACTCAGCTTCGGAAATCTCGCCACCGGCTCAGGCTTCGACGTCGCCGGCACCGTGACCTCGATCCTTGCGATCGAATCCGGGATCGAGACGCCGTGGAAGAATCAACTCACCGCACTGCAGGCGCAGGACACGGCCTTCAGCACACTCGGTAGCGATCTTTCCTCGCTCTCGACAGCGCTGGGTGCATTGACCAACTTCGATGGCGTGATGTTCTCGAAGCTTGGGTCGAGCTCCGATACCAACGTCCTGTCGCTTTCCTCTGCCAGTGCGTCGTCGATTGCGGGCAGCCACACGGTCACGGTGACCTCGCTGGCCTCCACCTCTTCGATGTATTCGGATCGCGTGAGCAACCTCTCCGACACGCTGAGCGGAAGCCTGGAGATCCAGGTTGGATCGAGCGATCAGACGATCACGCTCGACAGTTCCAACAACACACTGAAGACGCTCGCCGCATCGATCAACTCAGGCTCCTACGGTGTAACCGCGAGCGTGGTGCAGGATACGACGGGCTACCGTCTTTCGCTGGTGAGCAACCAGTCAGGAGCAGCCGGACAGATCACCCTGACGCCCGCGCTGACCGACACGACCAACAGCAATACCACGATCAACTTCGCCACCGGACAGACCGGTGCGGATGCCGTGCTGAACGTCGATGGACTCGACACGACCAGCGCTTCAAACACGGTGACCACGGCTATTCCCGGTGTCACTTTTCAGCTTCTCGCTGCGGCGCCGAACACGCCGGTCCAGGTGCAGATCACCAACGATAACTCGAGTGTCGAAAGCGCGTTCGCCACCTTCGTCACGGCATACAACCAGCTCGTCTCGGACATGGCGACGCAGGAGGGCAAGGACTCCAGCGGCAATGCCGAGCCGCTCTACGGCAATCCCACGCTGCAGAGCATCCAGACGCAGCTCTCGCAGGCGCTCAACGGTGGATCGAAGGTGGGGGGCATCGCGAACATGCAGCAGCTTGGCCTAAGCGTCGGACAGGATGGCAAGCTCACGCTCGACAACAGTACGCTCGACGCGGCGCTGAACTCCAACTTCGCCGACATCACCGGCTTCCTGCAAAACAGCGGCAGCTTCGGGCAGAGCCTGACCACGACGCTGAACTCACTGGGAAGCGTCTCGACGACCGGTGCGATCTATCTGGCCAAGCAGGAGAACACGGCCAAGGAGACTGCGCTCAACCAGAGCATCGCCGATGAAGACGCGCGGCTTGCTACGCAGAAGACCAACCTGACCAACGAACTGAACGCCGCCAACCAGATTCTGCAATCCATTCCCGATCAGCTCTCCGAGATCGACCAGATCTACTCCGCCGTGACGGGATACAACACGGGCAACGGCAACTAA
- a CDS encoding flagellin, translated as MSLGVLNNIAAIYAQNNLNNTQNSLQNTLTQLSSGSRINSGADDAAGLAVADGLHANVAALTQSSQNASDGIGLLQTADGALSQVTNLLNRAVTLATEAANGTLTTSQAGSANQEYQNILSEIGNIGSTTNFNSNSVFSNTAKTVFVSDGTASGSTSFSAVVGALSASSVGVTAGGAATALTGSAPTTSGSPTQSTSTLTFTSGLSTASGTLSLGLGSGAQHSITISPLTSLSALATQINSDSTFSAEGISASVSGGVVTLKGPSSGASTLTVGTGTVTDSLATTVTPSVPSAGSTGASTSTFTLTGANDTFSGQIGIAVGTGSSHLLTVSSGTTGSALATAINADTTYAAAGVSASFNSGTGVLTVSGPTGAGNTLNVSSSNLKDTPALGAGVDFTAAGLSSLNSTTASSVLTSVTSAISDVAYQRGIIGADINQLTAASQVASSESENLTSAESSIRSTNYGQATSDLAKYKVLSETGISALAQANSVQQEVTKLLQ; from the coding sequence ATGTCCTTGGGCGTACTGAATAACATCGCAGCCATCTACGCGCAGAACAACCTCAACAACACGCAGAACAGCCTGCAGAACACCCTGACGCAACTGTCCTCGGGTTCGCGCATCAACTCCGGCGCCGACGACGCAGCCGGTCTGGCCGTGGCGGACGGGCTGCACGCGAACGTCGCCGCTCTCACGCAGTCCTCGCAGAATGCGTCCGACGGCATCGGCCTGTTGCAGACCGCCGATGGCGCGCTCTCGCAGGTCACCAACCTGCTGAACCGCGCCGTGACGCTGGCCACCGAAGCCGCCAACGGCACGCTGACCACCAGCCAGGCTGGATCCGCCAACCAGGAGTACCAGAACATCCTCTCCGAGATCGGGAACATCGGCTCGACGACGAACTTCAACTCGAACTCCGTCTTCTCGAACACCGCGAAGACGGTCTTCGTCTCGGACGGCACGGCAAGCGGCTCGACCTCGTTCTCCGCCGTGGTGGGCGCGCTCTCGGCTTCGAGCGTCGGTGTGACCGCGGGTGGTGCGGCGACTGCGCTCACGGGCTCCGCACCCACGACTTCCGGATCGCCCACGCAGTCAACCAGCACCCTGACCTTCACGTCGGGCCTCTCGACCGCGTCCGGCACGCTCTCGCTCGGCCTGGGTTCGGGCGCGCAACACTCCATCACCATCTCACCGCTGACTTCGCTCTCGGCCCTGGCGACGCAGATCAACTCCGACAGCACCTTCTCGGCGGAGGGCATCAGCGCTTCGGTGTCGGGCGGTGTCGTCACGTTGAAAGGCCCCTCGAGCGGCGCGTCTACCCTGACCGTCGGCACCGGTACGGTCACCGACTCGCTGGCGACGACCGTAACCCCGAGCGTTCCGTCGGCTGGCTCGACCGGCGCATCGACCTCGACGTTCACTCTCACGGGCGCGAACGACACGTTCTCCGGCCAGATCGGCATCGCGGTCGGCACGGGCTCTTCGCATCTGCTGACGGTCTCGTCCGGCACCACGGGCTCCGCGCTGGCGACGGCCATCAACGCGGACACGACCTACGCGGCCGCGGGCGTTTCAGCATCGTTCAACTCGGGGACGGGCGTGCTTACGGTCTCTGGCCCCACGGGCGCGGGCAACACGCTCAATGTGAGTTCCAGCAACCTGAAGGACACACCCGCGCTCGGTGCCGGCGTCGACTTTACCGCTGCCGGTCTGTCATCGCTGAACTCCACCACGGCCAGCTCCGTGCTGACCTCGGTGACCTCCGCGATCTCCGACGTTGCCTATCAGCGCGGCATCATCGGGGCCGACATCAATCAACTCACCGCCGCGTCGCAGGTTGCGTCGTCGGAGTCTGAAAACCTGACCTCGGCCGAGAGCTCCATTCGCTCGACGAACTACGGTCAGGCCACCAGCGATCTCGCCAAGTACAAGGTGCTCTCGGAGACCGGTATCAGCGCGCTCGCCCAGGCCAACAGCGTGCAGCAGGAAGTCACCAAGCTGCTCCAATAA
- a CDS encoding flagellar FlbD family protein encodes MIQLTRLNGTHLTVNCDLIRYMEASPDTVLTMIGGEKLVVLEPCEAIAEIVLHYHAQVLRMAWPARYAQKAG; translated from the coding sequence ATGATCCAACTGACCCGGTTGAACGGAACTCACCTGACGGTGAATTGCGACCTGATTCGCTATATGGAGGCGTCGCCCGATACGGTCCTCACCATGATCGGCGGCGAGAAGCTCGTGGTGCTGGAGCCATGCGAGGCGATCGCAGAGATTGTGCTGCACTATCACGCGCAGGTACTGCGCATGGCATGGCCTGCGCGGTATGCGCAGAAGGCAGGGTAG
- a CDS encoding flagellar motor protein yields MDIGSFLGILLACAGILLGMTLEGGSLKQIVQPTAALIVLGGTLGAVMLQFPLRVMLAAIGQGMRVFFARGLKAEATLEQIVAFAYIARKGGILALDGELDKVKNPFLKQTLMLAVDGTEPEVLRTIMRLSLENRAEIDECIPAVFEAAGGYAPTVGIIGAVLGLIQVMQHLDHIDEVGKGIATAFVATIYGVGLANLICLPAAGKLKILHRDEQRNQEMVLDGVISILEGMTPRMIETKLETYLVSPKKAGGRRAAIRPAEAISDEVAA; encoded by the coding sequence ATGGACATTGGAAGCTTTCTGGGCATTCTTCTGGCGTGCGCAGGAATCCTGCTTGGCATGACGCTCGAAGGCGGAAGCCTGAAGCAGATCGTGCAGCCGACCGCGGCGTTGATCGTTCTAGGCGGTACCCTCGGCGCGGTCATGCTGCAGTTTCCGTTGCGCGTCATGCTGGCCGCCATCGGGCAGGGCATGCGCGTCTTCTTCGCGCGTGGACTGAAGGCCGAGGCAACACTCGAGCAGATCGTCGCCTTTGCCTACATCGCCCGCAAGGGAGGAATCCTCGCGTTGGACGGCGAACTCGACAAGGTCAAGAACCCCTTTCTTAAGCAAACGTTGATGCTGGCCGTCGATGGCACCGAACCCGAAGTGCTCCGCACCATCATGCGTCTGTCACTGGAGAATCGCGCCGAGATTGACGAGTGCATCCCCGCAGTCTTCGAGGCAGCCGGAGGCTACGCCCCCACGGTTGGCATCATCGGAGCGGTCCTCGGACTCATCCAGGTGATGCAGCATCTCGATCACATCGACGAGGTCGGGAAGGGCATTGCGACGGCGTTCGTAGCAACCATCTACGGTGTCGGCCTCGCGAATCTCATCTGTCTGCCCGCCGCCGGAAAGCTGAAGATCCTGCATCGCGACGAGCAGCGAAACCAGGAGATGGTGCTCGACGGGGTGATCTCGATTCTCGAAGGCATGACCCCCCGCATGATCGAGACAAAGCTGGAGACATATCTAGTGTCGCCGAAGAAGGCCGGCGGCCGCCGCGCAGCAATACGCCCCGCCGAGGCCATCAGCGATGAGGTGGCTGCGTGA
- a CDS encoding OmpA/MotB family protein, whose protein sequence is MIRKKKHHANHERWLVSYADFMTLLFAFFVVLFASSQADKKKQKQLAEAMQTAFTKEGGLKAVAAAPMTPEEALDALAKAELRKEQRLRERLVAKAIAIGMRPDAVVLRTTPEGLVVSLREYGFFGSGSAIVREASMPMLIELARAMPEGPVRVEGHTDGVPIHTIQFPSNWELSSARAAAIGRILLDNGHVPPAQMAVEGLAEFHPVATNDNEVNRMSNRRVDVIILRATSLPQGSSR, encoded by the coding sequence GTGATCCGCAAGAAGAAGCACCACGCAAACCATGAGCGCTGGCTGGTCTCCTATGCCGACTTCATGACGCTTCTCTTCGCCTTCTTCGTGGTGCTCTTCGCCTCCAGTCAGGCCGACAAGAAGAAGCAGAAACAACTCGCCGAAGCGATGCAGACCGCCTTCACCAAGGAAGGCGGACTCAAGGCAGTTGCAGCCGCCCCGATGACCCCAGAGGAAGCCCTGGACGCGCTGGCGAAGGCCGAGCTGCGCAAGGAACAAAGACTGCGTGAACGCCTCGTCGCCAAGGCCATCGCCATCGGCATGCGTCCTGACGCCGTCGTCCTGCGCACCACCCCCGAAGGCCTCGTCGTCTCCCTCCGCGAATATGGCTTCTTCGGCTCAGGCTCGGCCATCGTGCGTGAGGCTTCGATGCCCATGTTGATCGAGCTCGCCCGCGCTATGCCCGAAGGCCCCGTGCGCGTGGAAGGCCACACCGACGGCGTGCCGATCCACACCATCCAGTTCCCAAGCAACTGGGAGCTTTCCAGTGCGCGTGCTGCCGCGATCGGCAGAATCCTCCTCGACAACGGACACGTCCCTCCCGCCCAGATGGCGGTCGAGGGACTCGCCGAGTTTCATCCCGTCGCCACCAACGACAACGAGGTCAACCGCATGTCGAACCGCCGTGTAGACGTGATCATCCTGCGTGCTACTTCGTTACCCCAAGGATCTTCACGATGA
- a CDS encoding secondary thiamine-phosphate synthase enzyme YjbQ, giving the protein MPEMKAHTEYLTFTTHDRYEMVHITPQVEQIVRRSGVDDGLCFVSPMHITAAIYVNDHEDGLIEDISTWLEKLAPSWPGYKHHHTGEDNADAHLKALLLHHETTLPITKGTLDLGRWQRIFYAEFDGQRSKRVIVKILGVTK; this is encoded by the coding sequence ATGCCCGAGATGAAGGCCCACACCGAGTACCTCACGTTCACCACCCACGACCGTTACGAGATGGTTCACATTACCCCGCAGGTCGAACAGATCGTGCGCCGTTCCGGCGTAGACGATGGACTGTGCTTCGTCTCGCCGATGCACATTACGGCGGCGATCTATGTGAACGACCATGAGGATGGGCTGATCGAAGATATCTCCACATGGCTTGAAAAGCTGGCTCCGTCGTGGCCGGGGTACAAGCATCATCATACGGGCGAGGACAACGCCGACGCCCACTTGAAGGCGCTCCTGCTGCACCACGAGACGACGCTGCCAATCACGAAGGGCACGCTCGATCTCGGGCGCTGGCAGAGGATCTTCTACGCGGAGTTCGATGGACAGCGATCGAAGCGAGTCATCGTGAAGATCCTTGGGGTAACGAAGTAG
- a CDS encoding non-canonical purine NTP pyrophosphatase yields MPDFDADKLFYAGLDALAAGDTESAISDLRTASAAGHRDATHGLIRALDVAARYDEALPVAQALIAEAPNDILARTSLSMIYQHMGMVPEAEKAALDAKLLDWKMQLQGTGSREQGTDPFAAKAIERLYVATTNAGKLRDFEVASGGRVRLHPLPGLKEIPAPAEDELTFEGNAAVKAKYYSLLAPGELVVADDSGLEIDALHGAPGVRSARYAEDMGFTEGDTLDARNNLCLLAALAGKPHRQGRYRCALAAARDGVVLWSADGSLEGSLLEAPRGTGGFGYDPLFLLAELDRTMAELTPEERIGLSHRGKALAALLDAMEA; encoded by the coding sequence ATGCCCGATTTCGATGCGGATAAGTTGTTCTACGCGGGACTCGACGCCCTGGCCGCCGGCGATACCGAGTCCGCCATCTCGGATCTGCGCACCGCCTCAGCCGCCGGACATCGCGATGCCACGCACGGCTTGATCCGCGCCCTCGACGTCGCCGCACGCTACGACGAGGCCCTCCCTGTCGCCCAGGCTCTCATCGCGGAGGCGCCGAACGACATCCTCGCACGCACCAGCCTGTCGATGATCTACCAGCACATGGGCATGGTGCCCGAGGCTGAGAAGGCCGCGCTCGACGCGAAGCTCCTCGACTGGAAGATGCAACTGCAGGGAACAGGGAGCAGGGAACAGGGAACAGATCCATTCGCCGCGAAGGCGATCGAGAGGCTCTACGTCGCAACGACGAACGCTGGAAAGCTTCGCGACTTTGAGGTAGCCTCCGGCGGCCGGGTCAGGCTTCATCCTCTCCCCGGCCTGAAAGAGATCCCCGCGCCCGCGGAGGATGAGCTGACCTTCGAAGGCAATGCCGCGGTAAAGGCAAAGTATTACTCGCTGCTCGCCCCCGGTGAACTCGTCGTCGCGGACGACTCCGGCCTCGAAATCGATGCGCTCCACGGAGCCCCAGGCGTGCGGTCGGCTCGCTACGCCGAGGACATGGGCTTCACCGAGGGCGATACGCTCGACGCCCGCAACAACCTCTGCCTCCTCGCGGCGCTCGCCGGCAAACCCCATCGCCAGGGACGCTACCGCTGCGCCCTCGCCGCGGCCCGCGACGGCGTGGTCCTCTGGAGCGCTGACGGCAGCCTCGAGGGCTCGCTCCTCGAGGCTCCGCGCGGCACCGGCGGCTTTGGCTACGACCCCCTCTTTCTCCTCGCGGAGCTCGACCGCACCATGGCCGAACTCACCCCCGAGGAGCGAATCGGCCTGAGCCATCGTGGTAAAGCTTTGGCGGCTTTATTGGATGCGATGGAAGCCTGA
- a CDS encoding succinate dehydrogenase, whose amino-acid sequence MATAASPTPAATPLRGVQPLRAGKGNSYLWHKLHSLSGIVPIGAFLVEHIVSNYETMNGPLAYAKQVQFLNSLPLVRVLEICFIFIPLTFHALYGVFIAFRGRVSVNVYPWAGNFGYVMQRVTGLIAFAYIIQHVARQRFMGVSLPENPAMAFHKVQVELSNPWMLAIYVIAMIATCWHFAYGIWLFAAKWGITPGNVARKRSGYACAAFGTIMCVMGLLSIWSVAFNPKYKDAPIPVLGSQTAGESSTAPATN is encoded by the coding sequence ATGGCTACCGCCGCCAGCCCCACCCCCGCCGCCACGCCCCTTCGCGGGGTGCAACCCTTGCGCGCCGGGAAGGGCAACTCGTACCTCTGGCACAAGCTGCACTCGCTCTCCGGCATCGTGCCCATCGGTGCCTTCCTCGTCGAGCACATCGTCTCCAACTACGAGACAATGAACGGTCCGCTCGCCTACGCCAAGCAGGTCCAGTTCCTCAACTCGCTGCCTCTCGTGCGCGTCCTCGAGATCTGCTTCATCTTCATCCCGCTCACCTTCCACGCGCTCTACGGCGTCTTCATCGCCTTCCGTGGACGCGTCAGCGTCAATGTCTATCCGTGGGCAGGGAACTTCGGCTACGTCATGCAGCGCGTCACCGGCCTGATCGCCTTCGCCTACATCATCCAGCACGTGGCCCGCCAGCGCTTCATGGGCGTCAGCCTTCCGGAGAACCCGGCGATGGCCTTCCACAAGGTCCAGGTCGAGCTTTCGAACCCCTGGATGCTCGCCATCTACGTCATCGCGATGATCGCGACCTGCTGGCACTTCGCCTACGGTATCTGGCTCTTCGCCGCGAAATGGGGCATCACCCCGGGCAACGTAGCCCGCAAGCGTTCCGGCTACGCCTGCGCTGCCTTTGGCACCATCATGTGCGTCATGGGCCTGCTCAGCATCTGGTCGGTCGCCTTCAATCCGAAGTATAAGGACGCGCCGATCCCCGTGCTGGGATCGCAGACCGCGGGTGAATCCAGCACCGCACCGGCAACGAACTAA